The Verrucomicrobiota bacterium genome has a window encoding:
- a CDS encoding clan AA aspartic protease, translating to MGRIVVKIKLANYLDEQLKKLKLRKEKPRSLETDALVDTGATRLYLKSSAIRALGLRREGTVTSKTTNGSRKRGVYQPVRLELMGRHGAFQVVEVDDDVPNLLGQIPLEYLDFVVDPKRQKLIPNPEHGDKQMSEEY from the coding sequence ATGGGCAGGATTGTTGTTAAAATCAAACTGGCCAACTACCTGGACGAGCAGTTGAAGAAACTCAAGCTACGCAAGGAGAAACCGCGTTCGCTTGAAACCGACGCGCTCGTGGACACCGGGGCAACCCGACTGTATCTGAAATCGAGCGCCATTCGCGCGCTAGGCCTGAGAAGGGAGGGCACTGTTACCTCCAAAACGACGAATGGTTCACGCAAACGAGGTGTTTATCAGCCTGTACGCTTGGAACTCATGGGCCGGCACGGCGCGTTCCAGGTGGTCGAGGTAGATGACGACGTGCCCAACTTGCTTGGTCAAATCCCTCTCGAGTATCTGGACTTCGTGGTCGATCCGAAACGCCAAAAGCTCATTCCCAATCCCGAACACGGCGATA